The DNA sequence ATTAGTGCCGATTCTCGTCAGATCTATCGGGAATTTAATATCGGTACGGCAAAGCCAACTGTAGAGGAACAAAAGTTAGTTCCTCACTATCAAATAGATATTTGTGACCCAACAGAGGTATTAACCCTGGCAGAATATCAACAGCAAACACAGCAATTAATTGCTAACTATAAATCGAGTATTCCCTTGCTAGTTGGTGGTACAGGACTATATTTGGACTCGATTACCAAAGGTTTGAAAATTCCGCGAGTATCCCCGCAACCCGAATTGCGATCGCAACTAGCTGCTTTAGGACAAACTCAAATTCACGCTTGGTTAACTCAAATTGACCCTGTAGCTGCACAAAAAATTCATCCTAACGATCAATATCGTACCTTAAGAGCCTTAGAAGTCTTTTACACTACAGGGATACCTATTTCGGCTCAACAGGGTGAAAATCCCCCAAATTATCCCATTTTGCAGATTGGTTTAGATTGTGAAGTTGAGGCTTTAGATCGGCGTATTGCATCCCGTGTTCAACAGATGATTGAGCTGGGATTAGTTCAAGAAGTTCAACATCTCTCGGATAAATATGGCAACGATCTGCCACTACTAAATACTTTGGGTTATGCCGAAATTAAACAATATTTAGCTGGGGAGTTGAATTTAGAACAGGCGATCGCTTTAATCATTACCCACACTCGCCAGTTTGCTAAACGCCAGCGTACTTGGTTTAGCAAGAATCAACAGATTAGTTGGTTCGATCATACCAGTCCCGATCTTATAGAAAAAGTTTGGTGTCAAGTTCAAGAATTTATTGCTAGCTAGTTGGCGATCGCGTAGCGTATACCCATTCGGGTACAAGGGCTTGGAGCCTAATCGCACTATGATATTTTTTGGAGTTATTTGTATTACTGCTTGAAGTTTAGCATCACACTTACTCTTTGATTATTGTCACTGTTACTTTTAAATTATGAAGAAATTATTAAGTAACACATAAAACAATTGCTTTTTTATAACAGGACAAAGGGAGATCAGATAGATGCAATCTTTAACTAACAATCAAATCCGAACGAATTTTACTGTTGAAACTGAGTGGGACAAGGGATTTACAGGTAAACTAGATCTGACTAAC is a window from the Pleurocapsa minor HA4230-MV1 genome containing:
- the miaA gene encoding tRNA (adenosine(37)-N6)-dimethylallyltransferase MiaA, which codes for MLIVICGATASGKSRLALEIAQRLNSVIISADSRQIYREFNIGTAKPTVEEQKLVPHYQIDICDPTEVLTLAEYQQQTQQLIANYKSSIPLLVGGTGLYLDSITKGLKIPRVSPQPELRSQLAALGQTQIHAWLTQIDPVAAQKIHPNDQYRTLRALEVFYTTGIPISAQQGENPPNYPILQIGLDCEVEALDRRIASRVQQMIELGLVQEVQHLSDKYGNDLPLLNTLGYAEIKQYLAGELNLEQAIALIITHTRQFAKRQRTWFSKNQQISWFDHTSPDLIEKVWCQVQEFIAS